The window GTAGCGTTTATACTTGCCCGCAATGTAGCCGCCAGGAACATAGGCACCCGATGGTTTGAATCGCGCCTCCGCCGGAATATAGGACACCACCAAACTGCGACGCACCCGATCAGGCAGTTGGTTTTGCCCTGAGCCATGCCACATATGCCCATGGTGGAAGGCGCAGCTACCAGGCTTCAGATCAAGCTGCAATACCTCTGGATGCTGAACCGCTGCTTGCTGAGCCGCCTGCTCCATTTCCCAGCGATAGCTTTTGCTCGGCCCATGAAATTCAGGCACCGTCTTAGACAACGACCAGCGGTGCGACCCTCTGACATATTCAATTGTGCTACCGCCAGGGACAGCATGGCTCAGGGCAACCCAGCACACTACACAGGTTGGCGGCGTGTGATACGTGAAATACATCGAGTCCTGGTGCAGGGTGGTAGCGTTGGCGCCAGGGGGCTTCTGCCAAATATCGTCTATGAGCAGTCGTGACCCAGACCAGCCCTCTAACGCAGCGGCTATCTGCCCAATTTTGGCCGAAAGCAATACAGCAGCGAGGGTGCGATCGCACTTCCAAACCCCCGTCATCTGCCCCGCCGCGCCAGGTTTACCCAAATACGGATTCCAATGCCACTCATCAGGGTACACCCCCGTTTCAAACTCCCCCGCAAACAACGGTTCAAATCGAGCCACCAGTTGTTCGACCACTTGGGGTGCCAGCAAATTCTCAACCACCAAAAACCCATCACGGTGGAACTGATCAATCTGCTCAGTCGTCAGAGGCGGCCTGATTTTGGTCTGCATTACCTTGTCTATCCTCAATACACCTCCAAATACTCCGCCACTTCCCAATCTGTAATGTGATCGTGGAACCGCGCTAGCTCAAACTGCTTCACCGTTGAAAACAGCTGGCAAAACTCTGTCCCTAGCAGCTCCTGCATGGGTTCGTCTGCTGCAAGGGCGGCTAAGGCTGCATCCAATGTTTTGGGAAAGGGGGTGAGGCTGGCATCTTCTTCACTGGGGCCTACTGTCATCGGCTGCAGTGGGCGCTGCTGCTTCAGCCCCAACAAGCCTGCCGCCAGGGTTGCTGCCGCACTCAGATAAGGGTTACTTAGCCCTGAACCAGCACGCATTTCCAGATGCGTACTGTCATCTCCCGTGGCCTTCACACGCACCATGGCGGTGCGGTCTTCAATGCCCCAACTAATATTCGAGGGGGCAAAGGTGTGAGGTTTCAGCCGTCGGTAGCAATTAGGGGTCGGCCCAATCAGAGGCATCATCGCTGCCGCATGATCGAGAATGCCTTGGGTGAACGACTTTGCCACCGGGGAAAGCCCATCTGCAGCATCCATATCTAGAAACGCGTTGGTGCCATCCTGGTGCCAAAGGCTAATGTGAAAATGGCAACAGCAGCCTGCCATATCCGCAAAGGGTTTCGACATAAAGCTAGCCTGGTAGCCCAGATGGTGGGCAATTTCTTTGACTGCGTTTTTAAAGGTAAACGCCTTGTCTGCCCCCTGAAGCCCCATACCAGGACCATAATTAATTTCAAATTGGGAGGGGGCGTACTCACAGTTATGGGTAATCAGATCAATGCCTGCCGCCTGCAGATACTCCAGCATTTGGCCTAGTTCAGGCACGTATTGGTTACGAATGTGGTTAAAAATATGGAGCCCGTCGAATAAAGGTTTGTGGGTCTCAGCATCCAGTAGATAAAACTCAAACTCATGCCCCATCATCACCTCAAAGCCCATCTGCCGAGCCAAGTTCAGCAACGACTGCAGAACGTAGCGAGGGGCACCTTTGATCGGGTCGTCGGAACTCCAGTAGGCATCACAAATAACCTTGACAGTGTTGTCCATCCAGGGGACTGGCGTGCAGCTCTCAATATCAGGGAACAGCAGCATATCGCAGTACTTACGCTCTTCGTGGTAGCCCGATGCTGGCACCACCAATGAAGCCGTATCCAGCGCCAGAGTGCCCCCATAGAGGTTGAGCCCTTTGCGGGCATAGCCCTCGACCTTGCCCAGGGGGATGACTTTTAGCCGCGAAACTCCATGCAGATCAGGGATTTCGAAACGCACATACTTGACGCCCTGATCCTTTAGAGAATTGACCCAGCTAGAAATACCCTCAACACTTGGCGCAGCTACAACCATGGCTCTTGTCTTCGACGACGTCTTTAATGTCTCGGAGAATTTTGGTGGGTGTTGTATCAGAGGGGACAAAGTAGGGAAGGGGTGAAGATAGGGGTGGAGGGGAGATAGGGGAATAGGGCAATGGGGGGCAGGATTGGGGTTAGAACTTTTCTGATTGAGACAGGGCGATCGCCAAATGCGGTGACTGTAGGAGGAAAGGGGTGGACGTAGGGTTTCCTGTTGGGAGCAGCACGCCCTAGACCCCAAACCCCTAGACCCCAGACCCCAAACCCTCAGACCCTAAACCCCTAGACCCCAAACCCTAGACCCCAAACCCCAAACGTACTGAACTCAACCAACAAAACCATAGAACCTGCAAACTACATCAACATAGGAGAACCGTTATCCCACGCGGCAATCTGAAAACCGACTTTTTCCGCAACGGCAATAAGGTGGGGGCGCACTTTGGTTGTGACAAACAGTGCTATCCCACCTTGGGTAGGCTGATTAGGGCGCTGGAGGGATTGGGCCAAGGCTGCAGGAGGCTGAAAGTGCAGGCCATTCCAGCCGAAGTGGGGGTAGGTGTCGAGCACAGCATACAGAGCATGCCCCTTCCCATCGGAGCCAGGTGCATCGTCTTGCAGGGGTACGGAGCCTGCGCCGTCTGATTCGTTCCGCAGTTGACCAATCAGCAGCGCGAAATGGCCAACTTTCCAGTCGGCTAGTGGTGGTGATAGCTCCCCTGTTTGCAGATAGGTCAACACCGTTAGCGGCGCTAGGTGAAAGTTCCAGAGGTAGCTCGTGTGAACATTCAGAATTGGAACTGCTTGCCAGTCGGGATGGGTTTGGCAGAGGTTCCGAATGGCGTCTAGTCCGTCTACCCAGTGGGTAGTTTGCAGGGGAACGAGGCAAAAGCGACCTTGACTTAACGTTTCGGTCGCGTGGATGAGCCCGGTAACAGAGGTGCCGCAGGCATCCAGGTTGGGGGTAGTGGGGATGCGATCGTAGTTGTGACCGAAGCGAGGGGTAGCTTTGGAAGGTAACCAATCAGCGGGATCACCCTGGCTAGGGAGAACGGTGGCGGCTGAGAGGGCAACATCTACGGCAGATACTGAAAGCCCATCATAAACCTGCAGCAATAAAGAGACCCAGTAGGGGCCGCAGAGGTTATCCGGCTGCTGTCCTACTTTTTCGTAGCGATGTATTAGCGGTTCGAGGCCAGGGAAAGTGGTTAGTTTCAGCTGCATCTGTACTCAGTTCTCTCTGGGTTAAAGGTAAGCCGATTCGGCCATAGCAGTTGTTCAATTAAGTGGTGCAGAGTGGATCGGAACTCAGGGTTAAGCGGATAAGCGTCATAGAGTTTGGGTTACTAAAACTGAAGGCAACCTTACCGCTAATGCCAACAGAGGACTCAAGACGAACCGCTGAAGCTCATTGACCTAAGCAATTGAGCGCGTTGCCCATCGAAATGGTTCAACGCCTATGATGACAATTTCTTCTCAAAGAAATTTCAGTGCCTTTTTTTTGATAGGAAATTGGCACCATTGCTAGCAAAATATTTCTTCTATCTGGGAAAATTTAACTAATGGAACTTACGCACCTGACCAGACTGTGTAACGCCTGACTGAGAACTTTCTTACCCCAGCCACCGTTGTCTATGAAGTCCTTGCTCCAGTCCAACCAACGCGCCAAACTTGATGCCAGCAGCGATACCTTCTTCTACGAGGTGCCTCGCTTCGTCACCCATGTAGACGAGGGCTTCATTCAACAACTGACCGACCTTTATCGAGAACGACTGCAGCCCGGTAGCCGCATTCTCGACATGATGAGCAGTTGGGTCTCTCACCTGCCTGAAGACATGACCTTTGAGTGGATCGAAGGCCACGGCATGAATGAAGAGGAACTGGCCAGAAATCCACGCCTTGATCACTACTTCGTGCAAAACCTCAACGAAAATGACACCTTGCCCTTCGAAGACCAGTCCTTTGATGCGGCGCTGAACACCGTTTCAGTGCAGTACCTGCAATATCCCGAAGCCGTCTTTGCCGAGATTTACCGCATTCTGAAACCCGGTGGTATTGCCATCATCAGCTTCTCGAATCGGATGTTTTACCAAAAGGCGATCGCGGCCTGGCGAGACGGCACGGAAATGCAGCGAGTGGGGCTGGTTAAGCAATATTGTCAGTCGGTGCCTGGGTTTGGCACCCCAGAGGTGATTGCCCAGCCCTCAAACGTCCCCCCCTTTCTGCAGATGCTGGGGTTAGCGGGGGGTGACCCATTTTATGCGGTGATTGCCGAACGGATGGAACGGCTGGTTCGCGATTGAGAGAGCCCCTTCGTAACCGACCGTTACAGACCCTCACCAGGGTTTGGGTAGCCTGGTGCAAGTGAGGGTAGAACATCTGGATCAAGCAGCGGCCAGGGTTGGGAACCTAGACCGGGCTTCATCCGAACGCACACTGCTGCCAACGTGGCCAACCGTAAAAGTTCACAGCAAACAGCACTAAGCGAGATCGCGCCTTATCTTTCAGTACAAGGATTTTGGGTCTAAGCTGGGTATTGCATCCAGCCAGCGTAGTGATGACCTTGCTCAGGCAACTGCAGCCAGCCTGAGTTTCGGCAACGGGCATAACTGAGTGTATTCAGTTGAATTTATTGCCGCTTGTCACCCGTTTTCCCACGATTAATGAGCAGCTCCACTAGAGAGCTATCACAGTAGGCATGTGTGTTAGGGGCGAGCAGACACTAAGCCGTCCTGTTATCAAGCTTTTTGTTCATCCCTCTGATATTTGCGATCGCGGGCATTTGCAGGCTAACAAACTGCCTAGAATTGGGGCTTGGGGATTTTAATCCAATATACAAACACGGTGGGACAGCAGTCGAAATCAAGCTGTTAGTTCAATAATTGCGCCTCAAAAACATTACACTGCCTAGATTGATCTATTCCTCAAAATACCCTAGAGTCTTCCAGTAAGAATCCGTTGGAGCGCATTAAAATTGTGTGAGATTAGCATCGAGTCTAACCTGCTCAGAAGGTTCTCTTTTGCTTTTACTTAGGATTTTCAGGTCAGATATTATCAGGTATTTTCATCGAGCATAGCGAACAGCGTCAGAATTTCTCGCTTTGAGTAGGCTTGCAAAAATGCCTGCCACTGTTGCCAGCACCACTGCTGCATTAAAGCAGAGTGAAGCGTCTATTGCGAGTACTACCAGCACCCTCAGGCTTGACTAAAGCTCTTACCAGCTTGCACATTAAGCCATCTTTAAACTTCCTTAAGCAGAAGAATCTTGGTTGCATCAACTGATATAGACACAGCAATTATCTTTTTCAGAAACTCCTCTTCTTTCTTACTTTCCATTAAGAGAACAGGATATAGGACGTAATTTTCCTATAAGCTTTCTTCCAAGCTGTTCTTTATCTTAAAGACTCTCAGATCACGGCCCTTTCTCTTCACATTACGTGGCTGGTCTCGTCAGTACAGTCATCGTCCCTTAGGAGGTTTCTCGCATTCCTAGGAAGAGAAAGGCTACGTCAGCTTTAGCTTTGTTTATTAGCTTGATATAACATGTTCACACTCAAGGATGTTTTCTTCGCTTTTGTGATGATTGCGCTCTTGGTACTTGCAGGGCGCTACATCAAACAAAAAGTTCGTTGGCTGCAAAGACTTTATCTGCCTGAGTCAATTGTGGCAGGGGTTCTGGCATTACTCTTAGGCCCCCAAGTGCTAGGGGCGATCGCCACATCAGTGTCGGGAGAAGAGGCATTACTCTCCGGTGGGCTCTTTTCAGAACCCATTCGGACTGTATGGTCTCAATCGCCCAGTGTTTTTATCAATATTGTTTTTGCGGCTCTGTTTCTGGGTGAATCCATTCCGAACCCCAGAAGTATTTGGCGCAAGGCAGCCCCGCAAGTGGTCTTTGGCCAAACCCTTGCATGGGGGCAATATGTCACGGGTATTTTGGTGACCTTAGCTATCTTAATTCCTGTTTTTGGGGCCAATCCAATCTCTGCAGCCCTGATTGAGATTGGGTTTGAGGGGGGCCATGGCACCGCCGGTGGGATGGCCGATACACTCACGGAACTCGGCTTTGCAGAAGGGGCAGACTTAGCCTTAGGACTGGCAACCGTGGGCATTGTTTCTGGCATTGTGGCAGGAACTGCCCTGGCTGATTGGGGACGACGCAAAGGCCATGTTGCAACAGGGTCACAGACCGTCGATGAGGTCGATAGCGTTCCTGAATTGACCCATACAGAAACCCCTGAGATTCGCAATCGCCGAGCTGTTCTCATGCGGGGATTATTGATCGATCGCCTGTCGGTCAACTTTGGCATTGTAGGAATTGCCATCATCCTGGGTTGGCTGATCCTAAATGGCCTGATTTGGCTGGAGTCTGTCACCTGGGGCACCGGTGGATTTACGTTCATGACCTACGTACCTTTATTTCCCATGGCGTTGGTCGGCGGCATCCTTGTACAAATCTCACTCGAGCGCTTAAATCTGGAGCCCTTAGTCATTCAGCCCTTGATGAAAAGCATCGCAGGCTTAGCCCTGGATGTGGTGGTTGTCACAGCTTTGGCATCTATTTCCCTGAGGGTAATTGGCAGCAATTTAGGGGTGTTTGCGATTTTAAGCATTGTTGGCATCAGCTGGAACGTCCTCTTCTTTCTGTACTTTGCACCTCGCATTTTTCCCAGCCACTGGTTTGAAAAGGGCATCGGTGACATGGGTCAGTCTATGGGGGTAACCGCCACTGGCATTCTGCTACTGCGCATGGTTGATCCAGACAATCACTCTGGTGCGTTTGAGAGTTTTGCCTATAAGCAGCTCTTTTTCGAGCCGATTGTAGGAGGAGGGTTGTTTACTGCAGCGTCTCCTGCCCTGATCGTCCGCTTTGGGCTCTGGGGCACCTTAATCATTACGGGCGGGCTACTGCTCTTTTGGCTCGCGATGGGATTTATCTTGATCCGTCAAAATCGTCGCAGGCTACAGGTCTCCCAAGAACCATCATTGTGATTGGGAAGCGTAGTTGGGAGACCTATAGACCTGCCACGCGCTCACACAGCACTTTTTTGTTATCTGCGAGGGGGCTCCCTTAAAAAATCAACGTGAGTTTAACCGCACAGTTTTGGCTACGCTCGAACTCACGCTCAATCAGAATAAACCCGGAGCATTGACGGTGAGCTGTACACAGCCATCGCAATGCCCCGGATTTGCCTGTTGATCAAGGTGGTCTTGTTTCCACCCAAAGAAACGGAGTCGATTTACCCAGATCACATAATAAACATGCGCCGATCAAGGTTTTTGGGATCATGGGTGGCGACAAACGTGTCGAGGGCTTCATCAGATTCTAAGTAGCCGTCTACCAGGTTGATGATGCGATCGGCCACGTCCAGAATCCGGTTATCGTGGGTCACCATGAGGATGGTACGGTTTTGCTCGCGGGCCAGTTGCTGCATCAGGGTAACGACGTCGCGCCCAGATTTTTTGTCCAAAGCAGCCGTCGGTTCGTCGGCCAAAATCAGGGCAGGTTGGTTAACCAGGGCACGGGCGATCGCCACCCGCTGCTTTTGTCCGCCCGAGAGGGCCTCGGGTTTGTAATCAACCCGATCACTTAACCCAACTTGTTCAAGAATGCCCGTAGCCTGCGATCGCTTGGTCTGAAATTGTCGCTTTAGCTCCACCGCCATCTCCACATTTTGCGAAGCCGTGAGCGATTCAAACAAATTGTGCGCCTGAAAAATAAACCCAATGTTGCGCCGAACTCCCACCAGTTTACGGTTATGCAAGCCTACTAACTCTTGCCCTAATACCTGCAAGCTGCCTTCATAGGCCGAGCGCAGCGCCCCAATCAGCGTCAGCAGAGTCGTTTTCCCAGAGCCCGAGGGCCCCGTCATGATAACGATTTGCCCCCGAGGCAAGTCTAGATTGACATCACACAGGACCTGCTTACGCAAATCTCCGCGTCCAAAGTAGTAGTTCAGGTTGCGAATTTGGACAGCGCAGGGCGTGGCTTGAACAGTGCCCGTGAGCGAGTCGGTTTCAGATGAGGATGAAGTCATTAGCCAAACACCTCTGCCGGATCAGTAGACTGCACTTTGCGAACCGCGATCGCCCCTGAGATTAAGCACATCACAAAACTCAGGAGATAGATATTCAAAATTCGCTCAGGGGTCATGAGAAACACCAGCCCAGTCACATTACCGGCCCCGTTATACAAAAGACGGCTCACCAAGACCCCTGGAATAAAGCCCAACACCGAGAGAATGACGGCTTCTTGAATCACAATGCCTAACAAGAAAAAGTTGGTGTAGCCCATCGCTTTGAGCGTCGCGTACTCTGACCAGTGATCGGCCACGTCAGTGTAGAGAATTTGATACACCAGAATGATGCCAACAAAAAAGCTCATAGTCGTTAGCAAAGAGAACACAAACGCAATATTGGTGCTCTCTCGCCAATAATCCCGCTCTTGAGCCTCCAGGCTATTGCCAGGCCCAGAACGGTGCATGACCTTAACATCATCTGGCAGGCTAGCTTGCAGTTGTTGAAGCAGCGCCTCCACATCCACACCGGGGGCCACCTTGACGAGGCCAATATCAGCGGTGGCGAAGCTGCGTTCGTCTTCTTCTGGCCCCCGATTGGCAAAGTAGCGCAGAAAGTTCTGGTCGCTCATAATCAGGTTGCCGTTACCGGAGGCAAAGTCGGTGCCCAGACTAAAGCTACCGACAATGCGAATTTCGCGATCGGCTAACTCAGTAACAACGCCTGCTTCGCGGGGGCCGATTTCGGCGCGGGCACGGGTATCGATCAGGGCCGTGTTGGGCATCTTCAGCTGGTCAAGCTGCTCAGCGACCCCCGGCAACGGCAACACCGGATCGGCCAGGTTAAAGGCTAAGACACGGACAGGGCGGGTTTGCTTGGTGACGGGGTTTTTCCACCGCACATCGCTGATATAGAGAGGATAGGCGTCTTGCACCCCCTCAAAAGCTCGGGCCTGGTAGAGTCGCCGTCGAGCAAACGACCTGGGTACAAACATATTGTTCTTCAGACGATTAATGATGACGATCTCGCCGTTGAGCCGATTAATGACCTGCACCTGACTGTCATACAAGGCATTTTTGAAGCCCGTAAACAGAAACATCAGCAGCACCGCAAACCCCACACCCGCCAGTGAGGTCACGAACTTGCGGCGATCGTGGATCAGGTTTAATAAGGCCAGGGGTGTCCGTTTCCAAAGCGTCATCGGCTTACCTAGAACACCTCCGCTGGATCAGCCGTTGCAGCCCTGCGCACAGAAATCAGCCCTGAGAGGCCACACATAATCACCGTCAATATAAACACTGATACGATTCGAGCCGGGCTCATAAACATCGGGAGCTGGGTGGCTCTGAAGGTCAACTGATAAAGCCCCAAGGCAACCACAAAACCAGGCACATAGCCCATCACCGCTAGAATAATCGCTTCTTGCAAAACCACGGTGAACAGATACAGACTTTTGTAGCCCATCGCCTTGAGGGTGGCATATTCTTTCAGGTGATCGCGGATGTCAGTGTAAAGAATTTGGTAAACAATGACGGTGCCCACAATAAAGGACACCGCGACCCCCAGGCTAAACATGAAGCCGATGGCCGTATTTTCTAGCCAAAACTGTAGGTCATTTTGCATGATTTCATCTTTAGTGAGCACCCGCACATCGGCGGGCAGCAGTTGTTGCATGGTGGCCGCAACCAGTTCTGGATTCACCCCAGGCGCAAGCTTGATCAGCCCAAGATTGATCAGGTTGAAAGGACGCGGATCAAAAAATCGGACGAAGTTTTGATCGCTCATGATCAGGGTGCCATCCGCCGCAAACCCGCCCCCCAGGGTGTATTGCCCTCCAATAGTGACCTTGCGTCGATCGGCTTCGGTTTCGAGGCCAGTGGTTTGAGGGCCAAATTCCGCCCGTGAGAGGCGATCAATAAACACTGTATTCGGGCGCTCTAGAGTTTCGATCGCCGCTGGATCCTGGAATTCTGGCATCAGGAAAACCGGATCTTGCGGGTTCATGGCAAAGACAAACATGGCTCGACTGATGCGAGTTTCC is drawn from Leptolyngbya sp. SIO1E4 and contains these coding sequences:
- a CDS encoding phytanoyl-CoA dioxygenase family protein, with the translated sequence MQTKIRPPLTTEQIDQFHRDGFLVVENLLAPQVVEQLVARFEPLFAGEFETGVYPDEWHWNPYLGKPGAAGQMTGVWKCDRTLAAVLLSAKIGQIAAALEGWSGSRLLIDDIWQKPPGANATTLHQDSMYFTYHTPPTCVVCWVALSHAVPGGSTIEYVRGSHRWSLSKTVPEFHGPSKSYRWEMEQAAQQAAVQHPEVLQLDLKPGSCAFHHGHMWHGSGQNQLPDRVRRSLVVSYIPAEARFKPSGAYVPGGYIAGKYKRYGDDTMDESFFPIVWREDGYRTPFLTRYCDDALLP
- a CDS encoding glutamine synthetase produces the protein MVVAAPSVEGISSWVNSLKDQGVKYVRFEIPDLHGVSRLKVIPLGKVEGYARKGLNLYGGTLALDTASLVVPASGYHEERKYCDMLLFPDIESCTPVPWMDNTVKVICDAYWSSDDPIKGAPRYVLQSLLNLARQMGFEVMMGHEFEFYLLDAETHKPLFDGLHIFNHIRNQYVPELGQMLEYLQAAGIDLITHNCEYAPSQFEINYGPGMGLQGADKAFTFKNAVKEIAHHLGYQASFMSKPFADMAGCCCHFHISLWHQDGTNAFLDMDAADGLSPVAKSFTQGILDHAAAMMPLIGPTPNCYRRLKPHTFAPSNISWGIEDRTAMVRVKATGDDSTHLEMRAGSGLSNPYLSAAATLAAGLLGLKQQRPLQPMTVGPSEEDASLTPFPKTLDAALAALAADEPMQELLGTEFCQLFSTVKQFELARFHDHITDWEVAEYLEVY
- a CDS encoding class I SAM-dependent methyltransferase; translation: MKSLLQSNQRAKLDASSDTFFYEVPRFVTHVDEGFIQQLTDLYRERLQPGSRILDMMSSWVSHLPEDMTFEWIEGHGMNEEELARNPRLDHYFVQNLNENDTLPFEDQSFDAALNTVSVQYLQYPEAVFAEIYRILKPGGIAIISFSNRMFYQKAIAAWRDGTEMQRVGLVKQYCQSVPGFGTPEVIAQPSNVPPFLQMLGLAGGDPFYAVIAERMERLVRD
- a CDS encoding sodium:glutamate symporter, producing MFTLKDVFFAFVMIALLVLAGRYIKQKVRWLQRLYLPESIVAGVLALLLGPQVLGAIATSVSGEEALLSGGLFSEPIRTVWSQSPSVFINIVFAALFLGESIPNPRSIWRKAAPQVVFGQTLAWGQYVTGILVTLAILIPVFGANPISAALIEIGFEGGHGTAGGMADTLTELGFAEGADLALGLATVGIVSGIVAGTALADWGRRKGHVATGSQTVDEVDSVPELTHTETPEIRNRRAVLMRGLLIDRLSVNFGIVGIAIILGWLILNGLIWLESVTWGTGGFTFMTYVPLFPMALVGGILVQISLERLNLEPLVIQPLMKSIAGLALDVVVVTALASISLRVIGSNLGVFAILSIVGISWNVLFFLYFAPRIFPSHWFEKGIGDMGQSMGVTATGILLLRMVDPDNHSGAFESFAYKQLFFEPIVGGGLFTAASPALIVRFGLWGTLIITGGLLLFWLAMGFILIRQNRRRLQVSQEPSL
- a CDS encoding DevA family ABC transporter ATP-binding protein is translated as MTSSSSETDSLTGTVQATPCAVQIRNLNYYFGRGDLRKQVLCDVNLDLPRGQIVIMTGPSGSGKTTLLTLIGALRSAYEGSLQVLGQELVGLHNRKLVGVRRNIGFIFQAHNLFESLTASQNVEMAVELKRQFQTKRSQATGILEQVGLSDRVDYKPEALSGGQKQRVAIARALVNQPALILADEPTAALDKKSGRDVVTLMQQLAREQNRTILMVTHDNRILDVADRIINLVDGYLESDEALDTFVATHDPKNLDRRMFIM
- a CDS encoding FtsX-like permease family protein → MTLWKRTPLALLNLIHDRRKFVTSLAGVGFAVLLMFLFTGFKNALYDSQVQVINRLNGEIVIINRLKNNMFVPRSFARRRLYQARAFEGVQDAYPLYISDVRWKNPVTKQTRPVRVLAFNLADPVLPLPGVAEQLDQLKMPNTALIDTRARAEIGPREAGVVTELADREIRIVGSFSLGTDFASGNGNLIMSDQNFLRYFANRGPEEDERSFATADIGLVKVAPGVDVEALLQQLQASLPDDVKVMHRSGPGNSLEAQERDYWRESTNIAFVFSLLTTMSFFVGIILVYQILYTDVADHWSEYATLKAMGYTNFFLLGIVIQEAVILSVLGFIPGVLVSRLLYNGAGNVTGLVFLMTPERILNIYLLSFVMCLISGAIAVRKVQSTDPAEVFG
- a CDS encoding FtsX-like permease family protein; the encoded protein is MKRTPLALLNLLHERTRLIVAISGVAFAVLLIFMNLGFQGALLQSTITFYDQINADIFLSSPQSLEISSTKAFPRERLYQVAGVEGVEQVMPLYLEYLLWRNPETRISRAMFVFAMNPQDPVFLMPEFQDPAAIETLERPNTVFIDRLSRAEFGPQTTGLETEADRRKVTIGGQYTLGGGFAADGTLIMSDQNFVRFFDPRPFNLINLGLIKLAPGVNPELVAATMQQLLPADVRVLTKDEIMQNDLQFWLENTAIGFMFSLGVAVSFIVGTVIVYQILYTDIRDHLKEYATLKAMGYKSLYLFTVVLQEAIILAVMGYVPGFVVALGLYQLTFRATQLPMFMSPARIVSVFILTVIMCGLSGLISVRRAATADPAEVF